The Brachyspira hyodysenteriae ATCC 27164 sequence AATAGCTGGTGTATTTTTCAAAGATAAAAACGGTAAAGAAATTCAGGTATCATTTGGAAGTGATGATTATTCATTTTATTTAAATCCTCATGATTATATAGGTGCTTCTGTAGGAAGAATAGCGAACAGAACAATAAATTCAGAATTTACACTTGACGGACAAACATATAAATTAACTAAAAATGATAATGGAAAACATCATTTACATGGCGGTGAAAAAGGAATATCATTTCAGCAGTTTGATTCTAAGTTTTTAGATAATCATTCTGTAGTATTTAGCTATAGTTCAAATGAAGGTGATGAAGGATATCCTGCCAATATGGATATAGATATAACATATTCTTTGACTGATGATAATGAAATAATCATAGAATATTTTGCAGCAGTTAATGCTCCTACACCAATAAATCTTACTAATCATGCTTATTGGAATCTTAATGGGGAAGATACTATATATGATCATGATTTATTTATAGATTCTTCATTTTATTTGCCAGTAACAGATGAATGCGTATCTACAGGAGAGATCTTAAAAACAGAAAACACTCCTTTTGATTTTACTAAAACAAAAAAAATAGGTGCTGATATAGAAAAAGCAAATGGTTATGATAATTGTTTTATATTTAATGAAAAAAATATATTATCCCATACCAATGAAGAAGAAAATAATTTAAATAAATTAAGAGCTTCATGCTATAGTGAAAAAACAGGCATTACTTTAGAGCTTTATACTACAAAACCAGCTATGCATTTCTATTCAGGCAATATGCTTAATAATAGAGAAGTTAGAAATACAGTTTTAAATAAGCATAATGCATTTTGTTTTGAAACAGAGTATTTACCGGGTGCTGTAAACTTCCCGCATTTTCCAAGCATAATATTTGATGCTGACAGAAATTACAGTCATAAAACAATATATAAATTATCACTAAAATAATTATAAAGAATTATAAAAAATATTTTTGGAAGGATATATGGAGAGTAACAATAAAAAATCAATAATAATAGAGCATTATATAGAAAGGGTAAAAGATTTTAATATACCAGAGTATAAAGTGTTAGATTGGGAATCACAGGAAGCTCAGGAGGCAAGATTTTCTGCTTTGCTTAATCATTTTGATATAAGAAAGTCTATTTTGCTAGATGTTGGC is a genomic window containing:
- a CDS encoding aldose epimerase family protein, whose protein sequence is MQVKNFGNGYLLYELKNENDMILKLTDIGASIAGVFFKDKNGKEIQVSFGSDDYSFYLNPHDYIGASVGRIANRTINSEFTLDGQTYKLTKNDNGKHHLHGGEKGISFQQFDSKFLDNHSVVFSYSSNEGDEGYPANMDIDITYSLTDDNEIIIEYFAAVNAPTPINLTNHAYWNLNGEDTIYDHDLFIDSSFYLPVTDECVSTGEILKTENTPFDFTKTKKIGADIEKANGYDNCFIFNEKNILSHTNEEENNLNKLRASCYSEKTGITLELYTTKPAMHFYSGNMLNNREVRNTVLNKHNAFCFETEYLPGAVNFPHFPSIIFDADRNYSHKTIYKLSLK